In Zingiber officinale cultivar Zhangliang chromosome 8B, Zo_v1.1, whole genome shotgun sequence, a single genomic region encodes these proteins:
- the LOC122015001 gene encoding protein WVD2-like 1, which yields MGKEVPGTSTNQERDFVTTHVPNGKNDQISHKPPIVAVSGHATDNRDGANSTRNGNLSFDQDTPERKYDEQNSFNQKTAESDSANAAVQPNHNVPQTVPSANEKPTSCENHVFVAGVAANGDKHPNVNALSPNIQKKDQRHLMLSSKEPLHPDNTMQLEEEDSCSITSSTTQSPKNLRTHITVAIAPTFKCSERAERRKEFYTKLEEKHQALEAEKLEYEARTREEQEAALKQLRKNMTFKANPMPSFYHDGPPPKIELKKVPPTRAKSPKLGRRKGCGDASATKLTDEDGSRKVCGRLQRHSLGTSKDATNTLRNSPNNRNVTKGGEGAKSNKEKFKPHAEIVKVPIKDSKPRADEAAPPDINGTIVQA from the exons ATGGGCAAGGAAGTTCCAGGAACCTCAACCAATCAAGAAAGAGATTTTGTCACCACTCATGTGCCCAACGGAAAAAATGATCAGATTAGTCATAAACCTCCCATAGTTGCTGTGTCAGGCCATGCCACTGATAATCGAGATGGTGCAAACTCTACTCGTAAtggaaatttaagttttgatcagGACACTCCAGAAAGGAAATATGATGAACAGAACTCATTCAATCAAAAGACAGCAGAATCAGATTCTGCTAATGCAGCTGTACAACCAAACCACAATGTTCCTCAGACAGTTCCTAGTGCAAATGAAAAGCCTACTTCATGTGAAAACCATGTTTTTGTTGCTGGAGTGGCTGCTAATGGAGATAAACATCCTAATGTGAATGCACTGTCACCAAACATCCAAAAGAAGGATCAG AGGCACTTAATGCTCTCATCCAAGGAACCACTGCATCCTGATAACACCATGCaactagaagaagaggattcCTGTTCAATAACTTCTTC TACCACACAGTCTCCAAAAAATTTGAGAACACATATTACTGTGGCAATTGCCCCTACATTCAAATGCAGTGAACGCGCAGAGAGGCGTAAGGAG TTCTACACGAAATTAGAAGAGAAACACCAGGCTCTGGAAGCAGAGAAGCTGGAATATGAAGCTAGGACCAGG GAAGAACAAGAGGCAGCACTCAAGCAACTAAGGAAGAATATGACTTTCAAAGCAAACCCAATGCCTAGCTTCTACCATGATGGGCCTCCACCGAAGATTGAATTAAAGAAG GTACCACCAACTAGAGCTAAATCACCCAAACTCGGTCGAAGGAAGGGCTGTGGTGATGCAAGTGCAACTAAGCTGACTGACGAAGATGGTTCCAGAAAAGTCTGCGGTCGGCTTCAGCGTCATAGCTTGGGTACTTCGAAGGATGCTACAAACACGTTACGAAACAGTCCCAATAACCGAAATGTAACTAAAGGCGGTGAAGGGGCTAAATCCAATAAAGAGAAGTTTAAGCCTCATGCTGAAATAGTTAAGGTTCCCATCAAAGACTCAAAGCCACGTGCCGATGAAGCAGCTCCTCCAGATATAAATGGAACCATTGTGCAGGCCTGA